A part of Prolixibacteraceae bacterium genomic DNA contains:
- a CDS encoding DUF4971 domain-containing protein encodes MVLKIVLRNIYSTIGSLAGLLIMFTILVSCSSEEKITQDLKPRLLRVNFKVGNQVLKRAVEGDENTIYVGGIVRRSQISDVWFNTTEGVKVTPNPADVLQSWKKEQKFVVGTSNSSSQEYTIVMSDFIEYANGKNANFKVIGYLRSRGFKDISKMDLSKTNYMNLSFANLDSNGKLFFKDNVDITNVVEELKSLDIKVMMSIGGGGVTDEMAEPWQQYVKVDRREELVSNIMDYVELYNLDGIDVDFENDFLLSLGENYDPFIKLLKEALHAEGKEITTALPTKRSFANVSQETLESFDFINVMSYTATGPWNPERVGPHSPMSILDDVYNFWVIKKGIAKEKIILGLPFYGQDFANFDKWKWGLTWPQIIDGHPEYAYLDQVDKLYYNGIPTIAKKTHDAMEMFGGVMVWSYGLDKYNEMSLLRAINQVVDAGLKEGVEIQTFFADEDGDGYGNIYKPFQAYEQPEGYVLDRKDSNDQDASIHP; translated from the coding sequence ATGGTTCTAAAAATAGTATTACGTAATATATATTCAACAATTGGAAGTCTTGCTGGATTGCTAATAATGTTTACAATCTTAGTGAGTTGCTCCTCGGAAGAGAAAATAACCCAAGACCTTAAACCTCGCCTGTTAAGGGTGAATTTTAAGGTTGGGAATCAAGTGTTAAAACGTGCAGTTGAAGGTGATGAAAATACAATCTATGTCGGAGGAATTGTTCGAAGATCACAGATTAGTGATGTTTGGTTTAATACAACCGAAGGTGTTAAAGTGACGCCAAATCCAGCAGATGTGTTGCAGTCCTGGAAGAAAGAGCAAAAGTTTGTTGTAGGTACAAGCAATAGTAGTTCTCAAGAGTATACTATTGTAATGAGTGATTTTATAGAATATGCAAATGGTAAAAATGCCAATTTTAAGGTGATCGGATATTTACGTTCGAGAGGTTTTAAGGATATCTCAAAGATGGATTTGAGTAAGACCAACTATATGAATCTGTCATTTGCGAACTTAGATTCTAATGGTAAGTTATTCTTCAAAGACAATGTGGATATAACAAATGTAGTGGAAGAACTCAAGAGCTTAGATATAAAGGTGATGATGTCTATTGGAGGTGGTGGAGTAACCGATGAAATGGCCGAACCGTGGCAGCAATACGTTAAGGTCGATAGACGTGAGGAGTTGGTGTCTAATATAATGGATTATGTAGAGCTGTATAATCTAGATGGTATCGATGTGGATTTTGAGAATGATTTTTTACTTAGTTTAGGTGAAAATTATGATCCGTTTATTAAACTACTAAAAGAAGCATTACACGCAGAAGGAAAAGAAATTACAACAGCATTACCGACTAAACGTTCGTTTGCAAATGTATCACAAGAGACTTTAGAATCTTTTGATTTTATCAATGTGATGTCATATACCGCTACAGGTCCATGGAATCCAGAAAGAGTTGGTCCGCATTCTCCTATGTCTATTTTGGATGATGTCTATAATTTTTGGGTCATTAAGAAAGGGATTGCTAAAGAGAAAATAATCCTTGGTTTGCCTTTCTATGGACAAGATTTTGCAAATTTTGATAAGTGGAAGTGGGGACTGACATGGCCGCAGATTATTGATGGCCATCCTGAGTATGCGTATTTGGATCAGGTGGATAAATTGTACTATAATGGTATTCCAACGATAGCAAAAAAGACGCATGATGCAATGGAAATGTTTGGAGGTGTCATGGTTTGGTCTTATGGTTTGGATAAGTATAATGAGATGTCTTTATTGAGGGCTATAAATCAGGTGGTAGATGCAGGTTTAAAAGAGGGTGTTGAAATACAAACGTTCTTTGCCGATGAGGATGGTGATGGGTATGGCAATATTTACAAACCATTTCAGGCATATGAGCAACCTGAAGGGTATGTTCTTGATCGTAAGGATAGTAATGATCAGGATGCTTCAATACATCCTTAG
- the udk gene encoding uridine kinase produces MIVIGIAGGTGSGKSTVVRRIIENLPNAEVSVLAQDSYYKDSSHVPVEDRQHINFDHPEAFEWDLLIQHIKDLRTGKDIQQPVYSYLTCTRSEETITIKPQKVVIVEGILSLGHAKLRDLMDIKVFVDCESDIRLSRVVQRDIIERGKNVQQVLNRYENTVRPSHLQFIEPTKQFADIIVPQGGQNHVAIDILTQFIQKNLA; encoded by the coding sequence ATGATAGTTATAGGAATTGCCGGAGGTACTGGATCGGGGAAAAGTACAGTTGTTCGACGTATTATTGAAAACTTACCGAATGCCGAAGTGAGTGTATTAGCACAAGATTCATACTATAAAGATAGTAGTCATGTGCCAGTAGAAGATAGACAACATATCAATTTTGATCATCCAGAAGCGTTTGAATGGGATCTGTTAATTCAACATATTAAAGATCTTCGAACTGGAAAAGATATTCAACAACCTGTCTATTCTTATTTAACATGTACACGCTCGGAAGAGACTATTACTATTAAACCACAGAAGGTAGTTATAGTAGAGGGAATATTAAGCTTGGGACATGCCAAGTTACGAGATTTAATGGATATAAAGGTGTTTGTAGATTGTGAGTCCGATATTCGTTTATCTCGAGTTGTTCAAAGAGATATTATAGAGAGAGGAAAGAATGTGCAGCAAGTGTTGAATCGTTATGAAAATACTGTAAGACCAAGTCATCTCCAGTTTATTGAGCCAACCAAACAGTTTGCTGATATAATTGTTCCCCAAGGTGGTCAAAACCACGTTGCTATTGATATTTTGACGCAATTTATCCAAAAGAATTTAGCTTAG
- a CDS encoding sulfatase-like hydrolase/transferase: MNKLKSTLVLSFFGIGTVFAQERPNIIVFLVDDLGWNDTSLAMSGEPTEYNKRYKTPNLEKLADKGMILTNAHAQPLCVPSRASLLSGQNFINHNVIGDYDCTFTKKKDILIPPGDIFNPRYALPQIVREAGYRTIHVGKYHLSEHVSKFPTPETSGFDVNIAGSNFGAPGSYYAKDNYSRGKNIMHDLEGYAKKGMHLTDALTDTAKAEISKSVAMKKPFFMYLAHYAIHRPLQKHAPYDREYHLQKGEDIGESYYASLIEGVDHSLGSVMDHLKKLKIDDNTIIIFFGDNGGLVMYRKKRCLYGGHQFNYPLRSGKASLYEGGIRVPAVVSWPSKRTSSGISNAPVMIEDIYPTVLAAAGAKVPKEYSVDGMDLSHLVKTGKAKRQRKHRSMCFHFPYRFVGTVMCGKDFTIEEVNIGAAIIKDGWKLIYHQYDEHFALYNLNEDIGEEHNIIDSHMGRALDLAKILESKFSQYKPTVAVRVDEQRRVSSPMEAFTKNYNL; this comes from the coding sequence ATGAATAAATTGAAAAGCACATTAGTTTTAAGTTTCTTTGGAATAGGAACTGTTTTTGCACAAGAACGTCCTAATATCATTGTCTTTCTTGTAGATGATTTAGGGTGGAATGATACTAGTTTGGCAATGTCTGGAGAACCAACAGAGTATAATAAGAGGTACAAGACCCCGAATTTAGAGAAGCTCGCAGATAAAGGAATGATATTGACCAATGCACATGCACAACCTTTATGTGTTCCTAGTAGAGCATCTCTATTAAGTGGACAGAATTTTATCAATCACAATGTGATTGGAGATTACGATTGTACCTTTACAAAGAAGAAAGATATATTGATTCCTCCTGGAGATATTTTCAATCCTCGTTATGCACTTCCTCAGATTGTAAGAGAGGCTGGATATAGAACGATTCATGTTGGAAAATACCATTTATCTGAACATGTATCAAAGTTTCCTACTCCAGAAACATCAGGTTTTGATGTAAATATTGCTGGAAGTAATTTTGGTGCACCTGGAAGTTATTATGCCAAAGATAACTATAGCCGAGGTAAGAATATTATGCATGATCTAGAAGGGTATGCTAAAAAAGGAATGCATCTTACGGACGCGCTTACTGACACTGCAAAAGCAGAAATAAGTAAGAGTGTTGCTATGAAAAAGCCGTTCTTTATGTATTTGGCTCATTATGCCATCCATCGTCCATTACAAAAACATGCTCCATACGATCGTGAGTATCATTTACAAAAAGGAGAGGACATTGGAGAGAGTTATTATGCAAGTCTCATTGAAGGAGTGGATCACAGTCTAGGAAGTGTGATGGATCATCTTAAAAAACTTAAGATTGATGACAATACGATTATTATCTTCTTTGGAGATAATGGCGGATTAGTGATGTATCGAAAGAAACGATGTTTATATGGCGGACATCAATTTAACTACCCTTTGAGAAGTGGTAAAGCGAGTCTCTATGAAGGAGGAATAAGAGTTCCTGCAGTGGTTTCGTGGCCAAGCAAAAGAACCTCATCTGGAATTAGTAATGCGCCTGTCATGATTGAAGATATCTATCCGACGGTGCTTGCTGCCGCAGGAGCTAAAGTTCCCAAAGAGTATTCAGTGGATGGTATGGATTTGTCACACCTAGTGAAAACAGGAAAAGCAAAGAGACAGAGAAAACATAGGTCTATGTGTTTTCATTTTCCATATCGTTTTGTTGGTACGGTAATGTGTGGTAAGGACTTCACTATTGAAGAAGTTAATATTGGGGCAGCTATTATTAAGGATGGTTGGAAATTGATCTACCATCAATATGATGAGCATTTTGCATTATATAATCTTAATGAAGATATAGGTGAGGAACACAATATTATTGATAGCCACATGGGTCGAGCACTTGACTTGGCAAAAATTCTCGAAAGTAAATTTAGTCAATACAAACCAACTGTTGCTGTAAGAGTTGATGAGCAACGCAGGGTAAGTAGCCCTATGGAGGCCTTTACAAAAAACTACAACCTCTAG